Proteins encoded by one window of Dioscorea cayenensis subsp. rotundata cultivar TDr96_F1 chromosome 6, TDr96_F1_v2_PseudoChromosome.rev07_lg8_w22 25.fasta, whole genome shotgun sequence:
- the LOC120263205 gene encoding uncharacterized protein LOC120263205: MNQQMKSYRQNKKLQHRLRHQLQQQKLLRIPVRIQTDNRRTRSTQRIDYRELDGYTCYISLIEPKNIKEALVDEYWMAAMQEELNQFVRNDAWTLVPRTKDVNGCNFSFLFPLLLPFPLFLLRAVTSWTTTISPLLNRPIPESFTVGRHPRPLFRRQHETLLPQEIETQGSETHSAFRDPLSLAKNGLKNLFVNEVRCWVTSLMIDTATIQR, from the exons ATGAATCAACAGATGAAGAGTTACAGGCAGAACAAGAAGTTGCAACATAGGTTACGACACCAACTACAACAACAGAAACTGCTCAGGATTCCGGTCAGGATTCAGACAGACAACAG gagaaccagaAGCACTCAAAGAATTGATTATCGAGAATTGGACGGCTACACATGTTACATCTCTCTTATTGAACCAAAGAATATCAAAGAAGCTTTAGTTGATGAATACTGGATGGCTGCAATGCAAGAAGAATTGAATCAGTTTGTTCGAAATGATGCGTGGACATTGGTCCCAAGGACAAAGGATGTGAAT GGCTGcaacttctcttttctttttcccctcCTTCTCCCTTTTCCTCTCTTTCTCCTTCGCGCCGTCACCTCCTGGACCACCACAATCTCTCCATTACTAAATCGCCCCATTCCGGAGAGTTTCACTGTCGGCCGACATCCTAGGCCCTTATTCAGGCGTCAACACGAAACTCTCCTACCTCAAG AAATAGAGACTCAAGGTTCGGAAACCCATTCTGCATTTAGAGATCCTTTGTCGCTGGCAAAGAATGGGTTAAAGAATTTATTTGTCAACGAAGTACGCTGCTGGGTCACTTCTTTGATGATCGATACTGCCACTATTCAAAG GTGA